The nucleotide sequence AATCTGTGGAGCAACTCACTGGAAATGATCTCATTTTGACGTACATCCTCCATAGCTTGCTCCAGCCTGCCAGCAATCATATCAAACTCCTTGTTTTTTTCAGATATACAAGAGTCTTGCTTGTCGACTCTGACTGTAAGTAAATCAAGTCGATGGGATAATAAATCCATATGACCCTTCATTGCTCCCAGTTCGATCTGACACGCCTCTTTTTCCCTCACTACTTTACTGAAAGAGTCAACAGCTCGCTTCAGTTTCTCAATCTCTTGCTTCTGTAGAGTCGATACCGCTTCAGAGcagctcctttcctcattgaacttTAACAATGCAGAGTTGAGGTTTAACAGCGCTTCTGCTACAGCTTCATTCTGAATGACTGAAcaaatgtcttgcttcatgttataCTCCATCTCATTACCATGCAACCGTATTTCTATTTCGTTAACGAACTCTCTTAGTACAATCATCTCCATCTCTTCTCTAATGATGGTTGCCATCCTGGCGTCTTCAATATCAGATTCTAACATTCCAATTTTCTCTGCATGATCTGGCTCTATGGGTGTAGTGTGTGATGCCTGGATGGGAAAAGCACATGCTTCTACTTGATTATTAGTAGCAGCACAATGTATTGGCTGGATTTCAGAATCTAAAGCATTGCTCTTGTCGTGTTGGCCAGCAAATGTTTCTGCCTTGATGCCAGAAGTGGTTCTCTTATTATTCTCCAAGAGAAGGCCATCTAATCTTGCCATAACTTCCCCGATTTTCTTTCTAATTTGCTCGAATTCTTTGTTATTCCGTAAATGCCATGGGTTGGATCCTTCCTTTTTTAGCAGTTTTCGCTTTAGTGCGAATATCTCTTCTGTCTTCTCTTGCACGACCTTATCATGCTGCCTTTTCATATGATTCATCTCTTTATTAAAATGGGCTATCAAAGCATCCTGATCCATGTGCTTCAGGTATGACAGATCACCAAAAACCTCTTCAGGAGGGACTCCAGGACTGTCTTCCTTTGTTGTACCATTTCTACAGGATTGTTCCTTGCCTCTTTGTTTACTCACATCTTCTGCACCATCAGAGTTATACTGGGATCCCAGAAGCCCCCACTCAGAATTCAAGAGTGACTTGGAAATCGCATCAAGCTGTTGACGAATACTATAAATTTCATCATATTTTCTATCCCGACCCTCAGGCAAACTTAAGCTGCCATTTCCAAGCTGCAGCAGCTTTTGGTTCAGCAACGTTATCTCTTCATCCTTGGAGGCAAGCTGCTGACCTATTTCTTGTTCTGCATCTTTTACAAACCCTTTGATGACAGAGTATGTCACGAATGTTGAGATGTCAACCATGGTATTTACATCATCCCACAAGGAGTCCATCTCATCCACGATGATTAACTCATTTCCTTCCGAAGAACATTCATCCTGAACAGTGGCACTTCCATTCGTGTCACTTACTGGCACATCCAAGCTCTCTTCACCATGAACACTGGCACTTCCGTTGGTGTCACTGAGTGGCACACCCAAGCTCTCAGCCTGAACAACAGCACTTCCATTGGTGCCACTGAGTGGCACATCCGAGCTCTCTGCCATGTTTGCTAGGCTGGGATTTGAAGGCAAGTCACTgcagaaatgaaaaaaatataaataaGGAAATTGCAGCAACTGAATGCAGCTGTAATTAGAA is from Triticum aestivum cultivar Chinese Spring chromosome 3A, IWGSC CS RefSeq v2.1, whole genome shotgun sequence and encodes:
- the LOC123060870 gene encoding WPP domain-associated protein isoform X2 encodes the protein MVRSCDLPSNPSLANMAESSDVPLSGTNGSAVVQAESLGVPLSDTNGSASVHGEESLDVPVSDTNGSATVQDECSSEGNELIIVDEMDSLWDDVNTMVDISTFVTYSVIKGFVKDAEQEIGQQLASKDEEITLLNQKLLQLGNGSLSLPEGRDRKYDEIYSIRQQLDAISKSLLNSEWGLLGSQYNSDGAEDVSKQRGKEQSCRNGTTKEDSPGVPPEEVFGDLSYLKHMDQDALIAHFNKEMNHMKRQHDKVVQEKTEEIFALKRKLLKKEGSNPWHLRNNKEFEQIRKKIGEVMARLDGLLLENNKRTTSGIKAETFAGQHDKSNALDSEIQPIHCAATNNQVEACAFPIQASHTTPIEPDHAEKIGMLESDIEDARMATIIREEMEMIVLREFVNEIEIRLHGNEMEYNMKQDICSVIQNEAVAEALLNLNSALLKFNEERSCSEAVSTLQKQEIEKLKRAVDSFSKVVREKEACQIELGAMKGHMDLLSHRLDLLTVRVDKQDSCISEKNKEFDMIAGRLEQAMEDVRQNEIISSELLHRFRNAADSLKEAEKQNQYLRNVIQDKEKIFTSTIYKEKEFKERMTSLVESMREFENLITDQQTIIANKIQHSESRFCLLKDQCKHLTKEGNLLKRKALRYKEISETRGSNLQKAELEVDLLGDEVEALTDLLAKIYIALDHYSPVLQHYSGVMETLNMIRKHISTTK
- the LOC123060870 gene encoding WPP domain-associated protein isoform X1 produces the protein MGRTEKQQLHSRFPLQATARGAHQFSGGGGKGEERRPLFPAPTTAAAPRQESDLPSNPSLANMAESSDVPLSGTNGSAVVQAESLGVPLSDTNGSASVHGEESLDVPVSDTNGSATVQDECSSEGNELIIVDEMDSLWDDVNTMVDISTFVTYSVIKGFVKDAEQEIGQQLASKDEEITLLNQKLLQLGNGSLSLPEGRDRKYDEIYSIRQQLDAISKSLLNSEWGLLGSQYNSDGAEDVSKQRGKEQSCRNGTTKEDSPGVPPEEVFGDLSYLKHMDQDALIAHFNKEMNHMKRQHDKVVQEKTEEIFALKRKLLKKEGSNPWHLRNNKEFEQIRKKIGEVMARLDGLLLENNKRTTSGIKAETFAGQHDKSNALDSEIQPIHCAATNNQVEACAFPIQASHTTPIEPDHAEKIGMLESDIEDARMATIIREEMEMIVLREFVNEIEIRLHGNEMEYNMKQDICSVIQNEAVAEALLNLNSALLKFNEERSCSEAVSTLQKQEIEKLKRAVDSFSKVVREKEACQIELGAMKGHMDLLSHRLDLLTVRVDKQDSCISEKNKEFDMIAGRLEQAMEDVRQNEIISSELLHRFRNAADSLKEAEKQNQYLRNVIQDKEKIFTSTIYKEKEFKERMTSLVESMREFENLITDQQTIIANKIQHSESRFCLLKDQCKHLTKEGNLLKRKALRYKEISETRGSNLQKAELEVDLLGDEVEALTDLLAKIYIALDHYSPVLQHYSGVMETLNMIRKHISTTK